Genomic DNA from Oreochromis aureus strain Israel breed Guangdong linkage group 13, ZZ_aureus, whole genome shotgun sequence:
GGCTTTGTTTCTTCACTCGTGAgttgctttctttctgttttaaataaGCAGATACTTTTTAATGTTAGTGTTAATTCCCAACTGATATTTTCAGACTGATTTAGAGGTTTTACAGTAACGTCCTGGAAACACAGATGCAAATATCATTTACACAGCACTACATAGAAGTAcagaatatatttatatagagagaACCTGTGGCAGATACTCATAGAAAGTGATATAGAAATAATATACAATATGAGTCAAGGGTGGATCATCAACCAGGTGGATTTTAGCTCACTGAGAGCCTCAACAATCCCGGGATATCTGCTGGCTTTTAGTTAAATGCGCAGAACTGTAACCACTCAGTTGCAATGTAAACTGAGGTGATCCTTGCACAGATGCACAGCTGCACTGTTCACTCCTCCCCTGAGTTGTTAGCAGGCGACAGTACTCCCACCTTCCTCAGTTTCTCGAGCCTCTGCAGGGTCTCCACGATGTCAAACTGCCATTGTTTTACCTGCTGCACTGCTGTCAGTCCTTCCTGCAATCACACTGCCACTTTGTTACCACTGAGGTATATAGCATGCAGAGGGTTGAGATGTGAGCAACACCATGTTAGCTTTTAATATGCAGGCAGTAAATATGCTTTAAAATAGTGTAATAACAAATATAATGCTTGGATTGAATAATCCTagtggtttgtgtgtgtaaggCGGTGGAGGCCTGGTCCCTTTAGTTTGCAAATTAGCAAAAGTTAAAGAGATGAATAGGTGTGACATTGGCCTGAAGCTGAACGTGACACTTGTGATTATGTCATATGCACCACAGCGTTAATATCTTAgcatgaagacaggaaactgcaaGTACTgttcaaagaaaacagaagcacaTCTGAAGATCACACCTTACATCttgctcatttaaaaaaaacaacctaaccaaaaaagccaaaaaacaaaGCACCAGTCTGACAGCTTATGAGGTGGTGCTGAACTACATTTCTTGACTTGGATCAAAACTGCCTTTCGTATGAATCAAAAAGCAAACTGTCATCATTGTCTCACTTCATTATAAGATAACCAAACTAGCATTGTATTTGCACATATGGAAATCAAAACCAGGTTCTTTACATTTTCACAGCCATGCTAACCTGCACACTAATGAgaattaaagatgaaaaaaaaacttacatgattttttatttttgtgtcagCTCCAGCAACTATGAGCAGCTTCACTATCTTGTATCTGTTCAGACGCACTGCATCGTGCAGGGCTGTGTCACCTTCCTAAAAccaggtttttaaaaaagcatttttgttaCTGActtaaataaactgcagaggtCATGAAGCACAGAAGTGGAGTGGAGTTGCCACCTACCCTGTCCCTGGAGTTGATTAAGGCCCCACAAGACAGCAGGTATTCCACAATAGAGGTGTGGCCTGTTCTCGTGGCAACatgcagaggtgtgctatgcaACTGCAGTACAGACAGTGATATAATCTGAGATTGTGGGAATGTGTGCAAACTCATGTTCAGTTAGAGACTGACTGTGGTCTGGTGCAAATGCAGAGCAtactaaaatttacatttacctTATCTCTAACATTAAGATCAGCCCCGTGGCTCTTCAGGACTTCGACTACCGTCAGGTTTCCCCCTCTGCAGGCCCAGTGTATGGCCCTAGAGCCCAGCTGAAACACAGTAGGAGCCCCCCCCCATCCCATCGAATTAGTAGTGCAGGCATCAGGTCACTAGAACCAGGAGCTTTAGTTTGAGAAGATAATCTCACTCAATCCCATCATCATCTTTACAAACCTACAGGGTGCACACACGTCTTACTTGATCTTTTAAGTTGATATCAGCTCCTTTTCCTAAAAGCATTTGGACAACTGGAGCATGTCCTTCCAGGCAGGCGCGGTGGAGTGCTGTCCTCTTCAGCTGGCAAATGTAAATATATTATTAGCTGAAATTTTAGCATGCtatattttattcatgttttactGTGATGCAGGGAGAGCCCTACCTCATCGTGGGCGTTTGGGTTCCCACCATCTGCCAGATACCTGTCTATGATATCCAGTTTGCACTCACTGGCTGCGTTCATGAATTCTGCAGTATCCACAGGCTCTATCTGTCCACAAACACAGAGGAGCAGGAGAGGCAGAGGTTCACTTTATACATCTCTGACATGAAGACACAGCTTCTGAAACTCGTGTCTCACCACTTGCATTTCCACAGACAGCCTGGGCATGAATGTTTTTTtggtcttcttttttcttttgcccaGCTCTGAGTTATCCTGTTCTGCACTCAGGTCCAAACTCTCGCTGCACAGGTTCGATGAGATTCTCCCCGTTCTCTCAAATGCCTGCGAAATGACGGGAACAATAACAAACACAGTCTGAAAACCTAGATCAGCGAGGGAATGTTGGCTTTGGAAGCAGCGGTGCCAAGCAAGCTATGGGGTGTTGAGAGCCAGGAATGACAGTGTTAATGTCAAAACAAATTCACAGCATAGTGCAAACCAGGCTTGGCCATAGCAATAGAAACATTTCAGATAAAATGCCTCTCATGTGCTTTTCATAGTCACATTTTTGTATTAGTTATTAGATTTAATGTCAAACAAGCACTACACCTGCAACACTTACtcatatgttttcattttttcattaagGACTTTTTTGAATTTTGATATTGTgataacaacagaaaaatacattATATAGTCTGGCAGAGAGAGATTATCATTTTAGGAGTCAACAAAAGAATCACTGCAAAAGCCACAGCAGGAATAGAGCTTTTACCTACCTGGGTTTTCTCTTCTTGTCCTGTCTCATGGTCCATCAAACCGGCCCACTGTGCAACCTTTTCCATCCCTGggataaaatatgcaaaaatacaataataataaagcaataTTGAACAACTAAATGTGATCAGTCTTCACCAATAATCTAAAATATAATAGAATAAAACTGTCAGATCATACAGCTTATAGAGAAGTGCTGTTGGCACAGTGGCTTGATGGCTTCAGTGACTTCAGTGACTTCATGGTGGGACATTGTGTTACTTGCCGTGTACTTGCCAGACCTACATTCTCGCTCACTCTCTTCCTCTGtcatgcccacacacacacaaacacacaaccccccaaaacacacacacacacacacacacacacacacacacacacacacacacacacacacacacacacacacacacacacacacacacacacacacacacacacacacacacacagaaagagactTCAAACCCTTTAGGCATGTCATACACAGAGGGTATATTCATTGCATAAGCTCCTGGTTTTACTCCCTCCTGTAGCTGCCACAGTATGCCCTTTTCTTTCACTTCAATATTCCTCTCATAAACATGCTGGTTTGAGGGATTATGCTATTTATAAAGGTTTGATCACTGTCAAGTGATATCTCGATTGGTCACTCAGTCTGTTATTTTGTTTGGTTAATTTTGATAAACTGCATCCAGAATTGCAGGTAGGACCAGTGTGCACTGGGGGAGGGTCTTTAGTTGTTTTTACCTGAGCAAGAGAGTCAGCGTGAGCggttattctttgtttttttgtttgctctTTTGCAGTGGAAAGATAAATCAGCAAAGGACATGGATTTTGTAAATTGATTGCCATTGTCTGCATACAGTACATGCCACAGGGCTGTTTGATAACGGGTTGTGCAACAGCTACACAAACACTTCTGCTTTTTAGTGCTTAAAACCTTTTAGGTGTACTTCAGTGTTGTATTTaccatgtctgacacttcctcCCTTTCACATGATGTCTTTGTGCAGATTTTAATtgtatagacacacacacactcactttgtCCCACTCAGTCAGAAATGTTTGCAAATGAGTGACATGTTAATGTTTAACCAGTGATTCTGAAGGAAGTGACAGAGTTCACAGAGAtaggaagcagcagcagccattTTAGCAGAACATAACAATAGATGTTGTTAtgttcttctccttctcctctcctctcgc
This window encodes:
- the LOC116335134 gene encoding ankyrin repeat domain-containing protein 2 gives rise to the protein MPRLSVEMQVIEPVDTAEFMNAASECKLDIIDRYLADGGNPNAHDELKRTALHRACLEGHAPVVQMLLGKGADINLKDQLGSRAIHWACRGGNLTVVEVLKSHGADLNVRDKLHSTPLHVATRTGHTSIVEYLLSCGALINSRDREGDTALHDAVRLNRYKIVKLLIVAGADTKIKNHEGLTAVQQVKQWQFDIVETLQRLEKLRKVGVLSPANNSGEE